The proteins below come from a single Prolixibacter sp. NT017 genomic window:
- a CDS encoding carboxypeptidase regulatory-like domain-containing protein, with product MNKDQIATMEMFLAVEKVCSEYHSLWRNHYGFRSAFHLFSGRLLYIRQIVHKMESLYVLPKKDSAIFRKRLEELTIRISKNLLVYALTQDDHKLIDKLDYLSSDFSEITCDDLLRKSQDILDISVQHYSELRTYFITLAHLAEMEENIEKLRYCTGGESITIQTREKLYDKLDDLILEAKKVLKEHLDAQSMMFRWVNKDFYEAYKKARGIRTAYSIPLQGTVIDDATHLPVGNADITIRELKLTRHISPLGHFRFYNLPPGQYHAKIHKYGYEDSEVEVEVQKDEGTSVDILVHHI from the coding sequence ATGAATAAAGATCAAATAGCCACCATGGAAATGTTTCTGGCTGTGGAGAAGGTTTGCAGTGAGTATCATTCCCTTTGGCGTAACCACTACGGGTTCCGTTCGGCTTTTCATCTTTTTTCCGGGCGTTTGCTTTACATCCGGCAAATTGTCCATAAAATGGAATCGCTGTATGTTTTGCCGAAAAAAGATTCAGCTATTTTCAGGAAACGGCTGGAGGAACTGACCATCAGGATTTCCAAGAATCTGCTGGTGTATGCATTAACGCAGGATGATCACAAGTTGATTGACAAACTGGACTATCTTTCGTCTGATTTTAGTGAAATTACCTGTGACGATTTGTTGCGTAAAAGCCAGGATATATTGGATATCAGTGTGCAGCATTATAGTGAACTTCGTACTTATTTTATTACACTGGCGCATTTGGCTGAAATGGAAGAGAACATCGAGAAACTGCGTTATTGCACCGGAGGGGAATCAATCACTATTCAGACCCGGGAAAAGCTTTACGATAAACTCGATGATTTGATTCTGGAGGCCAAGAAAGTGTTAAAAGAACATCTGGATGCCCAGTCGATGATGTTTCGCTGGGTGAATAAAGACTTTTACGAAGCTTACAAAAAAGCCCGGGGAATACGAACGGCTTATTCTATCCCGTTGCAGGGAACTGTTATTGACGATGCCACGCATCTTCCGGTAGGAAATGCGGATATCACCATACGGGAATTGAAATTAACCCGGCATATATCACCACTCGGGCATTTCCGGTTCTATAATTTACCTCCCGGACAATACCATGCAAAGATTCATAAGTATGGCTATGAAGACAGTGAGGTAGAAGTAGAGGTACAGAAAGACGAAGGAACCAGCGTGGATATTTTGGTTCACCACATCTGA
- a CDS encoding helix-turn-helix domain-containing protein translates to MRSRSQKIFFAGNIKFLRERKKMSQEALAAELGLTRAKLAAIEAGNTKSPQPEDYLNFSEFFKISIDTLLKINLSTLGEIKLRELEAGNDVYIRGGNLRVLAISVDPSNNENVEYVPVKAKAGYMAGYNDPEFIASLPKYSLPNLPAQGTFRVFPSTGDSMLPVPENSDIITQYVEDWTVIKPDTPCIVILKGQQDFVFKMVTVNKEGTILLKSLNSMYEPYTVDASDVMEIWRFYAYTSKEFPEARSEMTTVLTAIRNLEEKIEQLPGKPKEDAK, encoded by the coding sequence ATGAGAAGCAGATCGCAAAAAATATTTTTCGCCGGAAATATCAAATTTCTCCGGGAACGGAAGAAAATGAGTCAGGAAGCTCTTGCTGCGGAACTGGGATTAACCCGGGCCAAACTGGCGGCCATCGAGGCCGGTAACACGAAGTCACCGCAGCCCGAAGATTACCTGAATTTTTCGGAGTTTTTCAAGATAAGCATCGACACGTTATTAAAAATTAACCTTTCTACTTTGGGAGAAATAAAGCTTCGGGAACTGGAGGCCGGAAATGATGTGTACATCCGGGGAGGTAACCTGCGGGTATTGGCCATCTCGGTAGACCCATCCAATAATGAAAATGTGGAGTATGTTCCGGTAAAAGCCAAGGCAGGATACATGGCGGGGTACAACGACCCGGAGTTCATCGCATCGCTGCCGAAATATTCCCTCCCAAACCTGCCGGCCCAGGGAACGTTTCGTGTTTTCCCGTCTACCGGCGATTCCATGCTGCCGGTTCCGGAGAATAGTGACATTATTACGCAATATGTGGAGGACTGGACAGTCATCAAGCCGGATACGCCTTGTATCGTCATCCTGAAAGGGCAGCAGGATTTTGTGTTTAAGATGGTGACAGTAAATAAGGAAGGTACAATCCTGTTGAAGTCACTTAACTCGATGTATGAGCCTTACACTGTCGATGCCAGCGATGTGATGGAAATATGGCGGTTCTATGCCTATACCAGCAAGGAGTTTCCGGAAGCCCGGTCAGAAATGACAACGGTATTAACGGCCATCCGAAATCTGGAGGAGAAAATCGAACAGCTGCCGGGTAAGCCTAAAGAAGACGCGAAATAG
- a CDS encoding ImuA family protein, with the protein MKELAGKKEIIKQLKEKILAMEGFSSGPDSHQFDFGLGPMNAAFPGGTFPVGAVHEFISPTQTSFSATNGFISGLLSTLMKQDGICLWVSSGRRLFPSTLKFFGIEPHRIIFIDVRRDKDALWVMEQALKCKSLAAVVAELRDISFAESRRLQLAVEDSRVTGFLHHYFPRKENTLATVSRWRIKPLPSLVIDGLPGVGFPRWEVELEKIRNGQPGSWQFEWKNGVFRHITVPMRAVSEPGLPRKERHYA; encoded by the coding sequence ATGAAAGAGTTGGCTGGGAAAAAAGAAATTATCAAGCAGCTGAAAGAGAAGATACTTGCAATGGAGGGGTTCAGCTCGGGGCCGGATAGTCACCAGTTTGATTTCGGCCTGGGACCGATGAATGCGGCATTTCCGGGAGGTACTTTTCCTGTTGGGGCGGTGCACGAGTTCATTAGTCCTACCCAGACCAGTTTCTCTGCAACCAACGGCTTTATTTCCGGACTATTGAGCACACTCATGAAGCAGGACGGAATTTGCCTGTGGGTGAGCTCCGGGCGAAGATTGTTTCCGTCAACATTGAAATTTTTCGGAATCGAACCGCATCGAATCATCTTTATCGACGTCAGACGGGATAAAGATGCTCTATGGGTCATGGAGCAAGCGTTGAAATGCAAATCACTTGCAGCGGTAGTGGCCGAATTGAGAGACATCAGTTTTGCGGAGTCGAGGCGATTACAACTGGCCGTGGAAGATAGTCGGGTCACCGGCTTTTTGCACCACTATTTTCCCCGCAAGGAGAATACACTGGCCACGGTATCCCGTTGGAGAATCAAACCGCTACCCAGCCTGGTAATTGACGGACTTCCCGGAGTAGGATTTCCCCGCTGGGAAGTAGAACTGGAAAAGATTCGCAACGGTCAGCCCGGTAGCTGGCAGTTCGAATGGAAAAATGGCGTATTCAGGCATATCACTGTTCCCATGCGAGCTGTTTCGGAGCCCGGATTACCACGAAAGGAAAGACACTATGCCTAA
- a CDS encoding DNA polymerase Y family protein: MPKRYLSIWFRHLTTDRMVRLHPELRDKPFLLYAPEHGRMLVRTSSRALDKEGIAPGMVVADVRAILPSVEVFPDDPATTDKLLKDLAEWFLRYTPVPAIDPPDGLMLDITGCTHLWGGELSYLKSIVIRLRKGGYDVKAAIADTIGTAWAMARFGKNGAIVEPGRQSEALRSLPPAALRLDNSILQRLEKLGFRQIGQLNRIPRTNLRRRFGDVLLTRLGQALGTEPELLNPVKSPPLYQEWLPTLEPIRTAKGIEIALQRLLDTLCERFFNEGKGMRTGTFKGYRVDGKIEQISIGTNRASRNAAHLFKLFELKIPEIEPALGIELFVLEATLVEEVSETQEALWSMGNSDHAAIAELLDNIAGKVGMKSIHRYLPQEHHWPEASIKEVSSLVEEPETAWRTDRPRPLHLLPHPEPIEVMVALPDYPPLHFRYKGNLIKVAKADGPERIEQEWWLQTGPPRDYYYVEDENGARYWLFRLGTYGNGEPRWFLHGFFA; encoded by the coding sequence ATGCCTAAACGGTATCTGTCCATATGGTTTCGTCATCTGACCACGGACCGGATGGTCAGGCTCCATCCGGAACTTCGGGACAAGCCTTTTCTGCTGTATGCTCCCGAACACGGCCGGATGTTGGTCAGAACTTCCAGCCGGGCTTTAGATAAGGAAGGCATTGCTCCCGGCATGGTCGTAGCTGACGTGCGGGCCATACTCCCTTCGGTGGAAGTATTCCCCGACGATCCGGCAACAACCGATAAACTGCTAAAGGATCTGGCAGAATGGTTTCTCCGCTATACACCCGTGCCTGCCATCGATCCGCCCGACGGCCTGATGCTGGATATAACCGGTTGCACGCACTTATGGGGAGGAGAACTGTCCTATCTGAAGTCGATCGTCATTCGCCTCCGCAAAGGTGGATACGATGTAAAGGCAGCCATCGCTGATACCATCGGTACCGCATGGGCCATGGCACGATTTGGTAAAAACGGTGCCATCGTTGAACCCGGAAGGCAATCCGAAGCTCTTCGCTCACTTCCCCCAGCGGCTTTACGACTGGATAACTCCATTCTGCAACGTCTGGAAAAGCTTGGCTTCAGACAAATCGGGCAGCTGAACCGCATCCCCCGGACCAATCTGCGCAGACGTTTTGGTGATGTTCTACTTACCCGGCTGGGACAGGCGTTGGGAACCGAACCGGAGCTTCTGAATCCGGTTAAGTCTCCCCCACTCTATCAGGAGTGGCTGCCTACCCTGGAACCGATTCGAACGGCCAAAGGAATTGAGATTGCCCTTCAACGCTTACTGGACACCTTATGTGAACGCTTTTTCAACGAAGGGAAAGGCATGCGAACCGGTACCTTCAAAGGTTATCGCGTTGACGGTAAAATCGAGCAAATTAGCATCGGAACAAACCGGGCATCGCGCAATGCGGCCCACCTCTTCAAGTTATTCGAACTTAAAATACCGGAAATAGAACCGGCTCTCGGAATCGAACTGTTTGTGCTGGAAGCAACGTTGGTGGAAGAGGTCAGCGAAACGCAGGAAGCTTTATGGAGCATGGGAAATAGCGACCATGCAGCCATTGCTGAATTGCTGGACAATATTGCCGGCAAGGTAGGAATGAAATCTATTCACCGCTATCTTCCGCAGGAACACCATTGGCCGGAAGCTTCGATAAAGGAAGTTTCCTCCCTGGTGGAAGAACCAGAGACAGCATGGAGAACTGATCGCCCCAGACCGCTTCATCTTTTGCCCCATCCCGAACCTATCGAGGTGATGGTGGCCCTCCCCGATTATCCGCCACTACATTTCCGGTACAAAGGCAACCTCATCAAAGTGGCCAAAGCCGACGGACCCGAAAGGATCGAACAGGAATGGTGGCTCCAAACGGGACCGCCAAGAGATTACTACTACGTTGAAGATGAAAATGGCGCACGCTACTGGCTGTTCAGACTTGGAACATATGGCAATGGAGAACCCCGATGGTTTCTTCACGGATTTTTCGCCTAA
- a CDS encoding error-prone DNA polymerase: MMNYTELQVTSNFTFLRGGSHPEELIEKAEELGYKGIAITDRNTLAGIVRAHAEARGKHIRFIPACRLDLLDGPSLLVYPTSISAYARLSELLSVGNLRAEKGKCHLYKADIFQYTRDMKFIVIPPASLNEDFDFEPEFVKALEEYKEALGNDLYLAASFTYTGDDQKRLFRLSQLEARFGIPMVATNDVHYHSPERRELQDILTCVREKCTIHTAGFRLHQNAERYLKPVEEMQRLFRQYPEAIKRTQEITNACRFSLDELKYLYPEEITSEGRTPMEELVHLTWEGAKERFDGTIPEKIKETIEMELEFIGRKDYASYFLTVYDYVREARSRNILCQGRGSAANSVVCYCLGITSVNPSKFKLLFARFMSDARNEPPDIDVDFEHERREEIMQYIYEKYGRDRAGIVATVTQVHWKGAVRDVGKAMGLSTDAINVLSKSAHEFTEDWFTGKAIPTNSFNHNDPHLRKVLEITDQYIGFPRQLGQHTGGFVITRGKLHELCPILNARMQDRTNIEWNKDDIEALGFMKVDVLALGMLTCIRKAFDLAKQHYDLDLTLANIPQDDPKVYEMIGHADTLGVFQIESRAQMSMLPRLKPRNFYDLVIEVAIVRPGPIQGDMVHPYLKRRNGEEPVEYPSKELEGILGRTLGVPLFQEQAMEIAIVAAGFTPDEADGLRRAMATFKAKGKVSRYREKLINGMIKNGYTLEFANRVFKQIEGFGSYGFPESHAASFALLVYVSSWLKCYYPDVFATALLNSQPMGFYRPAQIVMDARKHGVKVRPVDINHSDWDNTLEEQSGQYRTVRLGFRQVKGLHEDDMQALVSGRHIPYQNVNDLMNADVPPSALERLADADAFRSIGLDRRQALWEVSALHDHPTGVFKGTPSQSTEEDATELPRMTLGEHVMQDYASTSLSLKAHPVSFLRRKLNELQVTPTAGLSSMKNGQLVKVCGLITVRQRPGTAKGVLFITIEDETGFANLVVWSKTFEKYRKQILQSRLLMVSGKLQIEGEVIHVVVNTCYNLNELMSLDTEGRDIGSVHKRISTKEAPPGKAIQGQLFPSRDFK; this comes from the coding sequence ATGATGAATTATACGGAACTACAGGTGACTTCGAACTTTACCTTTCTGCGGGGAGGTTCGCATCCGGAGGAGCTGATTGAAAAGGCGGAAGAACTGGGCTATAAAGGGATTGCTATTACCGACCGCAATACCCTGGCGGGAATCGTTCGCGCTCATGCAGAAGCCCGGGGGAAACATATCCGGTTCATTCCCGCCTGCCGTCTCGACTTGTTGGATGGACCGAGCCTTCTGGTTTATCCGACGAGCATTTCGGCTTACGCCCGTTTATCCGAACTTCTTTCAGTAGGAAACCTTCGTGCAGAAAAAGGGAAATGTCATCTGTACAAAGCCGATATCTTCCAATACACCCGGGATATGAAATTCATCGTGATACCGCCGGCATCGCTCAATGAGGATTTTGATTTCGAACCGGAATTTGTCAAGGCGTTGGAAGAATATAAAGAAGCGCTGGGAAACGACTTGTATCTTGCAGCTAGTTTCACTTACACGGGGGATGATCAAAAGAGATTGTTCCGCCTCTCCCAGCTGGAAGCCCGGTTCGGAATCCCGATGGTGGCAACCAACGATGTACATTACCATTCGCCGGAACGCAGGGAACTACAGGATATTCTGACTTGCGTCCGGGAGAAATGCACCATCCACACGGCAGGTTTCCGGCTTCATCAAAATGCAGAACGATACCTGAAGCCTGTCGAAGAGATGCAGCGCCTTTTCCGGCAGTACCCCGAAGCCATAAAGCGCACCCAGGAAATAACCAATGCCTGTCGTTTTTCGCTGGATGAATTAAAATATCTCTATCCGGAAGAAATTACCAGCGAGGGACGAACACCGATGGAAGAATTGGTTCACCTCACCTGGGAAGGAGCCAAAGAGCGTTTCGACGGAACGATTCCTGAGAAGATCAAGGAGACCATTGAAATGGAGCTGGAGTTTATCGGGCGGAAGGATTATGCCTCTTATTTTCTGACGGTATATGATTATGTGCGCGAAGCCAGATCCAGGAACATCCTGTGCCAGGGACGCGGTTCAGCCGCTAACTCAGTCGTTTGCTATTGCCTGGGTATCACATCGGTGAATCCTTCCAAATTCAAGTTGCTGTTCGCCCGGTTTATGAGTGACGCGCGTAATGAGCCCCCCGATATCGATGTGGACTTCGAGCACGAGCGCCGGGAGGAAATTATGCAGTACATCTATGAAAAATACGGCCGCGACCGGGCCGGCATTGTCGCAACGGTAACGCAGGTACATTGGAAAGGAGCCGTACGGGATGTGGGAAAAGCCATGGGGCTCTCCACCGATGCCATCAACGTTCTTTCCAAATCGGCACACGAGTTCACCGAAGATTGGTTCACGGGGAAAGCCATCCCCACCAATAGTTTTAACCACAATGATCCACACTTGCGAAAGGTGTTGGAGATAACCGACCAGTACATTGGCTTTCCGCGACAGTTGGGACAACATACAGGCGGATTTGTTATCACGCGGGGTAAGCTGCACGAGCTGTGCCCTATTCTGAATGCCCGCATGCAGGACCGTACCAACATTGAATGGAACAAAGACGATATCGAGGCACTGGGCTTCATGAAAGTAGATGTGCTGGCGTTGGGCATGCTGACCTGTATTCGCAAAGCATTCGACCTGGCGAAGCAACATTACGATTTGGATCTGACGTTGGCCAACATTCCACAGGACGATCCGAAGGTGTACGAAATGATTGGCCATGCCGATACACTTGGTGTATTCCAGATTGAAAGCCGGGCGCAGATGTCCATGCTTCCCCGGTTGAAACCGCGTAATTTCTATGACCTCGTCATCGAAGTGGCCATCGTCAGGCCCGGTCCGATACAAGGCGACATGGTGCATCCCTATTTAAAACGACGAAATGGTGAGGAACCTGTAGAATATCCATCGAAAGAGCTGGAAGGTATCCTGGGAAGAACGTTGGGTGTTCCGCTATTCCAGGAACAGGCGATGGAAATAGCCATTGTTGCAGCCGGTTTTACTCCCGACGAGGCCGATGGTTTGCGCAGAGCCATGGCCACATTTAAAGCCAAAGGTAAAGTGAGCCGTTATCGCGAAAAACTCATCAATGGCATGATAAAGAACGGCTATACCCTCGAATTTGCCAACCGCGTATTCAAGCAAATTGAAGGCTTCGGAAGTTACGGTTTCCCGGAAAGTCACGCAGCCAGCTTTGCGTTGTTGGTGTATGTGTCCTCCTGGCTCAAGTGCTATTACCCCGACGTATTCGCCACCGCACTGCTCAACAGCCAGCCGATGGGCTTCTACCGGCCGGCACAGATTGTGATGGATGCCCGCAAGCACGGCGTAAAGGTAAGACCGGTGGATATCAATCATTCGGATTGGGACAATACACTGGAAGAGCAATCAGGACAATACCGTACGGTCCGGCTGGGATTCCGTCAGGTGAAAGGCTTACACGAAGACGATATGCAGGCACTTGTATCCGGAAGACACATTCCCTACCAAAACGTCAACGATTTGATGAATGCAGATGTCCCGCCATCCGCATTGGAAAGGCTTGCCGATGCTGACGCTTTCCGCTCCATTGGACTCGACCGGAGGCAGGCATTGTGGGAAGTTTCGGCCCTGCATGACCATCCCACCGGGGTATTTAAAGGAACACCTTCGCAAAGCACCGAAGAGGACGCTACAGAACTGCCCCGTATGACACTCGGAGAACACGTAATGCAGGATTATGCCAGCACCTCGCTTTCGCTGAAAGCCCATCCGGTCAGTTTTCTTCGGCGAAAGCTAAATGAATTGCAGGTTACGCCTACGGCAGGATTAAGCTCGATGAAGAACGGGCAATTGGTGAAAGTTTGTGGTTTGATCACTGTCCGGCAACGTCCCGGTACAGCCAAAGGCGTGCTGTTTATCACCATCGAAGATGAAACCGGATTTGCCAACCTCGTTGTCTGGTCGAAAACATTCGAGAAATACCGCAAACAGATTCTTCAATCCCGGCTGCTTATGGTGTCAGGGAAACTACAGATCGAAGGTGAAGTCATCCATGTGGTGGTCAACACTTGCTATAACCTGAATGAATTGATGAGTCTGGACACCGAGGGACGCGATATCGGATCGGTTCATAAGCGGATATCAACAAAAGAAGCTCCTCCCGGAAAGGCTATCCAGGGACAACTTTTCCCGTCAAGAGATTTCAAGTAG
- a CDS encoding Crp/Fnr family transcriptional regulator, with product MNPEMSKLIDTIRNVASLDDNTESAILEKFKVEELKKGQILLKEGRICNKLWFINSGTIRQYMIIDGVEVTKWFYIDHQWATSHYSYFEQEPAFDYLEVYEDSIVCSITYEDEMELLNHPPYQKYHVVLLRHYLASLNYFMKNYKQMTADDKYRFFMENHPEVLQRIKLKDLASLIGISQETLSRVRAKL from the coding sequence ATGAACCCCGAAATGAGTAAACTAATCGACACCATCCGGAACGTTGCCTCACTGGATGATAATACGGAATCAGCTATCCTTGAGAAATTCAAAGTTGAAGAATTGAAGAAAGGGCAAATTCTGTTAAAGGAGGGCCGTATTTGCAACAAACTCTGGTTCATTAACTCCGGAACGATTCGGCAATATATGATCATCGATGGGGTGGAGGTAACCAAATGGTTTTATATCGACCATCAGTGGGCAACGTCGCACTATAGTTATTTTGAGCAGGAACCGGCATTCGACTATCTGGAGGTTTACGAAGACTCCATCGTCTGTTCCATTACCTATGAAGATGAAATGGAACTGTTGAACCATCCGCCTTATCAGAAGTACCATGTTGTATTGCTGAGACATTACCTGGCCAGTCTGAACTATTTCATGAAAAACTACAAGCAAATGACTGCCGACGATAAATACCGGTTCTTCATGGAGAATCACCCGGAGGTGTTGCAACGGATCAAACTGAAGGATCTGGCATCGTTGATAGGAATCTCCCAGGAGACGTTAAGTCGGGTGAGGGCAAAGCTTTAA
- a CDS encoding Crp/Fnr family transcriptional regulator has protein sequence MKELIRFINQYQELDPETEEAIQNAFVKETYRKNEFLLEEGKVCSKICFISSGLVRRFSINDGVELTKWLYYDTHWVASLFSYFRQEPSVEFLQACEETIIYSLSYKNEQKLLKHPLFLAFHVKFLRISIAAFDEFHFVFGSMSAQAKYRYILEKFPLMIQKAKQKHIASLMNVSQETLSRIRASIN, from the coding sequence ATGAAAGAACTCATCCGATTCATCAACCAATACCAGGAACTGGACCCGGAAACTGAGGAAGCCATTCAAAATGCTTTCGTGAAAGAAACCTACCGGAAGAATGAATTTCTTCTCGAAGAAGGAAAGGTATGTTCCAAAATCTGCTTTATCTCTTCCGGACTGGTGCGACGCTTTTCCATCAACGACGGTGTTGAATTGACCAAATGGCTCTATTATGACACCCACTGGGTCGCTTCGTTGTTCAGCTATTTCAGGCAGGAACCTTCGGTTGAATTCCTGCAGGCATGTGAAGAAACAATCATTTATTCCCTGTCATATAAAAACGAACAAAAGCTGCTGAAGCACCCCTTATTCTTAGCCTTTCATGTCAAATTCCTCCGAATTTCAATCGCCGCTTTTGATGAATTTCATTTCGTGTTTGGTTCCATGTCGGCCCAGGCAAAATATCGCTACATACTGGAGAAGTTCCCATTGATGATCCAAAAAGCCAAACAAAAGCATATCGCCTCACTTATGAATGTCAGCCAGGAGACGCTGAGCCGGATAAGGGCCTCCATTAATTGA